A genomic stretch from Pristiophorus japonicus isolate sPriJap1 chromosome 6, sPriJap1.hap1, whole genome shotgun sequence includes:
- the LOC139265391 gene encoding G-protein coupled receptor 55-like, protein MCNSNNTTYFEFVKTFQYIVHIPTFILGLIINSVALWIVCFRLKKWTESTIYMTNLIFSDIFLIFSLPFKIYAYQVGGKWHLGPGFCEFVESLYFVNTYGTILLITLIALDRYIAIKHPFLARTFRSPKKAIITCTVVWICVWSASIPNYIQSGTKRPNEICFSNFSAFWETGIIPMSMVTIFLIGAVTVIFCSIQIIRTLQRVDEEREDANMNTSMNIISSNLVTFLLCFTPCHVAMLLYFLAKNCYIANYYLASLRVFLQISQCLATINCCLDAMYYYLIIKEFWKSKVKSTEETISTHTS, encoded by the coding sequence ATGTGCAATTCGAACAACACAACGTACTTTGAATTCGTGAAGACATTTCAGTATATAGTGCATATACCAACATTCATCCTGGGACTGATCATCAATTCAGTGGCGCTCTGGATAGTTTGCTTTAGATTAAAGAAGTGGACGGAATCTACGATCTACATGACAAACCTGATATTTTCCGACATATTTCTGATTTTCTCCCTGCCTTTCAAAATCTATGCCTACCAGGTAGGTGGAAAGTGGCATCTGGGTCCAGGGTTCTGTGAGTTTGTGGAGTCCCTGTACTTTGTGAACACTTATGGGACTATCCTGTTAATAACACTGATAGCCCTGGATCGGTACATCGCCATCAAACATCCTTTCCTGGCAAGAACCTTCAGATCTCCAAAGAAAGCCATCATCACCTGCACTGTGgtgtggatctgtgtctggtctgcAAGCATTCCAAATTACATCCAATCTGGCACTAAGCGGCCAAACGAAATATGTTTCTCGAATTTTTCTGCATTTTGGGAAACCGGTATAATTCCCATGAGTATGGTCACCATATTTTTAATTGGTGCAGTTACTGTGATTTTCTGTAGTATTCAGATAATCAGAACATTGCAAAGAGTGGATGAAGAGAGAGAAGATGCGAACATGAATACATCTATGAATATTATCTCTTCAAATCTGGTAACCTTCCTTCTCTGCTTTACACCATGTCATGTAGCCATGCTGCTGTACTTTTTAGCTAAAAATTGCTATATAGCAAATTATTACCTGGCGTCTCTGCGTGTCTTTCTCCAAATCTCTCAGTGTTTGGCGACAATAAACTGTTGCCTGGATGCAATGTACTACTATTTGATCATTAAGGAGTTCTGGAAATCAAAGGTCAAGAGCACAGAGGAAACTATTTCAACCCATACTAGTTGA
- the LOC139266258 gene encoding G-protein coupled receptor 55-like, whose amino-acid sequence MCNLNNTTFFDTVKTFQYIVHIPTFILGLIINSVALWILCFRLKKWTESTIYMTNLIFSDIFLLFSLPFKIHSYQMDGKWYPSPGFCEFVESLYFVNTNGAILLITLISLDRYIAIKHPFLARTFRSPKKAIIACTVMWVCVWSASIPNYIQSDTKWPNKICFSNFSDFWERGIIPLCMETIFLIGAATVIFCSIQIIRTLQKVDEEREDMNVRTSMNVIYSNLVTFILCFTPCHVAMLLYLLARKCYIANDFLASLRVFLQISQCLATINCCLDGMYYYLIIKQFWKSKVKSTEEVISNHINSTVPNGPDQISL is encoded by the coding sequence ATGTGCAATTTGAACAACACAACGTTCTTTGATACCGTGAAGACATTTCAGTATATAGTGCATATACCAACATTCATCCTGGGACTGATCATCAATTCAGTGGCGCTCTGGATACTCTGCTTTAGATTAAAGAAATGGACGGAATCTACGATCTACATGACAAACCTGATATTTTCCGACATTTTTCTGCTTTTCTCCCTGCCTTTCAAAATCCATTCCTACCAGATGGATGGAAAATGGTATCCGAGTCCAGGGTTCTGTGAGTTTGTGGAGTCCCTGTACTTTGTGAACACTAATGGGGCTATTTTGTTAATAACACTGATATCTCTGGATCGGTACATCGCCATCAAACATCCTTTTCTGGCAAGAACCTTCAGATCTCCAAAGAAAGCCATCATCGCCTGCACTGTGATGTGGGTTTGTGTCTGGTCTGCAAGTATTCCAAATTACATCCAATCTGACACCAAGTGGCCAAACAAAATATGCTTCTCGAATTTTTCTGACTTTTGGGAGAGGGGCATAATTCCCCTGTGTATGGAAACCATATTTTTAATTGGTGCAGCTACTGTGATTTTCTGTAGTATTCAGATAATCAGAACATTGCAAAAAGTGGATGAAGAGAGAGAAGATATGAATGTGAGAACATCTATGAATGTTATCTATTCAAATCTGGTAACCTTCATTCTCTGCTTTACACCATGTCATGTAGCCATGCTGCTGTACCTTTTAGCTAGAAAATGTTACATAGCAAATGATTTCTTGGCATCTCTGCGTGTCTTTCTCCAGATCTCTCAGTGTTTGGCGACAATAAACTGTTGCCTGGATGGCATGTACTACTATTTGATCATTAAGCAGTTCTGGAAGTCAAAAGTCAAGAGCACAGAGGAAGTTATTTCAAACCATATTAATTCAACTGTACCTAATGGGCCTGATCAAATCAGTTTATAA